The Pseudomonas multiresinivorans DNA window CCGTCGGGGAAGGTCGCTTCCACCTGGATCTCCGGGATCATTTCCGGCACACCCTCCATCACCTGTTCGCGGGTGAGCAGCGTGGTGCCGTAGTGCATCAGGTCGGCGACCGTCCGGCCATCCCGCGCGCCTTCGAGCAGCGCGGCGGAGATCAGCGCGATGGCTTCCGGGTAATTGAGTTTCACCCCGCGGGCGAGGCGGCGCTCGGCGACCAGGCCGGCGGTGAAGATCAGCAGCTTGTCCTTCTCGCGAGGGGTCAAATCCATCTCAGGTGCTCCAGATTCGGGGAGGAACGGCCTTGCGGCCGAGCAGCGCGGGCCGCAGCCGGCGCCAGAGTTCGATGAGCCAGGCGCGGGCGTGCAGCGCCTCGTGGGCGAGGCAGCGGGCGACCACCAGGCCGGGCAGTTGCGTGAGATTGCCGCGTCCCTGGCAGGGGATGGCGCGGCAGGCTTCGATGAGCGTCGCGTCGATCTGCCCGCTGGCGATCAGCGTGGCCAGTACCGGATGGCCGGCCAGGCCGATGGGCGAGTCGAGCAGGCGATCGCCGCCGTTCACGCGCTGGCGTTCGTGCCACAGGCGTTGGCCGTCGCGGCGGATGTCCAGCGCGGCGGCGAAATGGCCGTTGTCGAAGCGTTCGCCACTGGCCGGGCGGCCGAGGGCGACCATGTCCCAGTAGAACAGCCGGGCGTCGTTTTCGAGATCGATGCAGGTAGTCAGCTCCGCCTGGGCGCCGGAGTAGACGATGGTTTCCAGCGGCAGCCATTCCAGCGTGGCGCCTGCCGCCACACGGATATCCAGGTGCTGGCGTGCCGGGCACGCGGCGCGGTACCACTTGGCCGCGCCGGGGCTGGTGAGCTGTGCCCAACTGTGCGCGCCAGCGTGGATATCGAGGTTCAGCGTGTCGCCGCCAGCGATGCCGCCGGGCGGGTGTACCACGATGTGCTGGCAGACCTGCGGCCCTTCCGCGTACAGGTGCTTCTGCACCCGCAACGGGCCGAGATGCCTTCGTGTGACTGGGCGCGTGCAGTCGTCGACGCGGGCATAAGCCAGCTCGAGCTCCGCGTGCCAGGCAGGGTGGAAGAGGGTGGCCGGTGCGTTCATGGGCAGCTTCGAAACGAAGGATGCACACGACAGAGCAAGCACCGTGCCGGGATGCGCCAGGATAGTGCGTGGCCACTGCCTGGCTTTGTGCAGCTCAGGTATGGCGCGGAATTGGCGTTGACGGAGGCGATTGTCCGGTCGGTCAGGTATGGGCGCGGTTGCGGTGCGTTATCGCTAGGCGTGCGCGCAAATGGTGCGTAGGAGCGGATTCATCCGCGATTGATTCACCCCCGCGCGGAGCCGAGCCGATCGCGGATGAATCCGCTCCTACAAGAGCCTTGGCTCAGCCCAGCTGCTTGCGCATGTACACCCGGCGGAAACCGTTCTCGACCTTGCGCGCGTATTCCTGGTAGCCATTCTTCGCGTACAACTCGATGTTCTCGGTCATCCGCTCGTTGGTATAGAGGTACAACGACGCGTAACCCAATTGCGCGGCGGTTTCCTCGGCATGGATCAGCAGGGTGCGGCCGATGCCCTGGCCGGCGCACTCGGGCAGCACGGCAATGTTGTCGAGCAGGAAGCCTTCGTCGGTCTCGCGCATCACCAGCAGGCCGACGGGGACGTCGTCCTGTTCGGCGATGAGCACGCGGTCCTCGGCGATGATCGCGTGGTAGTCATCCAGCATCGGCCCCGGCTTGCGGCCGAGGGTGGGAATCCACTGTGCATAGGCGGCTGCCACGCAGACTGCGGCGAATCCGGCGTCGTCATTGACGGCGGGACGCAGGACGAGGGGCATGTCGAACTCCAGAAAAAACGAATACGGGGCCTGGCAGCTTGCCACTGGCCGCCGTCATGCGCCAGTGACAGGTCGTCTCGGCGTCGGGCGTGGTTCGCGAGGCCGAATTCGTTCCCTACGGATAACGGCATTCCCCACATCCCTGTGGGTCACAAGCTCGCTCCTACAAAGAGCATGCAGGCCCGACCTGTAGGAGCGAGCTTGCTCGCGAACCGGCGCAGAATGCCGTCGCCTCAGATGGTCACCAGCCCTCGCACACCCTCGGCTTCCATGTCCACACCGCGCCCCTGCTGGACGATTTCCCCGCGCGACATCACCAGGTACTGGTCGGCCAGCTCCGCGGCGAAGTCGTAGAACTGCTCCACCAGCAGGATGGCCATGTCGCCGCGCTGGGCGAGCTTGCGGATCACCGCGCCGATCTCCTTGATCACCGAGGGCTGGATGCCTTCGGTGGGTTCGTCGAGGATCAGCAGGCGCGGCTTGCTGGCCAGCGCGCGGCCGATGGCCAGCTGTTGCTGCTGGCCGCCGGAGAGGTCGCCGCCGCGGCGCTGCTTCATTTCCTTGAGCACCGGGAACAGCTCGTAGATGTGCTCGGGCACCGCCTTGGCCTGGCTGGCGCCGAAGCGCGACAAGCCCATCAGCAGGTTTTCCTCCACCGTCAGCCGGGGGAAGATTTCCCGCCCCTGCGGCACGTAGGCGATGCCGGCGTGTACGCGCTGGTGCGGCTTGAACCCGGTGATCGGCTTGCCTTCCCAACTGACCTTGCCTTCCTTGGCCGGCACCAGGCCCATCAGGCAGCGCAGCAGGGTCGTCTTGCCGACGCCGTTGCGCCCGAGCAGGCAGGTGACCTCGCCGATCTTC harbors:
- a CDS encoding urease subunit gamma encodes the protein MDLTPREKDKLLIFTAGLVAERRLARGVKLNYPEAIALISAALLEGARDGRTVADLMHYGTTLLTREQVMEGVPEMIPEIQVEATFPDGTKLVTVHQPIA
- a CDS encoding urease accessory protein UreD, with amino-acid sequence MNAPATLFHPAWHAELELAYARVDDCTRPVTRRHLGPLRVQKHLYAEGPQVCQHIVVHPPGGIAGGDTLNLDIHAGAHSWAQLTSPGAAKWYRAACPARQHLDIRVAAGATLEWLPLETIVYSGAQAELTTCIDLENDARLFYWDMVALGRPASGERFDNGHFAAALDIRRDGQRLWHERQRVNGGDRLLDSPIGLAGHPVLATLIASGQIDATLIEACRAIPCQGRGNLTQLPGLVVARCLAHEALHARAWLIELWRRLRPALLGRKAVPPRIWST
- a CDS encoding GNAT family N-acetyltransferase codes for the protein MPLVLRPAVNDDAGFAAVCVAAAYAQWIPTLGRKPGPMLDDYHAIIAEDRVLIAEQDDVPVGLLVMRETDEGFLLDNIAVLPECAGQGIGRTLLIHAEETAAQLGYASLYLYTNERMTENIELYAKNGYQEYARKVENGFRRVYMRKQLG
- the urtE gene encoding urea ABC transporter ATP-binding subunit UrtE, whose amino-acid sequence is MLQVDKLHQYYGGSHILRGLSFDAKIGEVTCLLGRNGVGKTTLLRCLMGLVPAKEGKVSWEGKPITGFKPHQRVHAGIAYVPQGREIFPRLTVEENLLMGLSRFGASQAKAVPEHIYELFPVLKEMKQRRGGDLSGGQQQQLAIGRALASKPRLLILDEPTEGIQPSVIKEIGAVIRKLAQRGDMAILLVEQFYDFAAELADQYLVMSRGEIVQQGRGVDMEAEGVRGLVTI